A window of the Dyadobacter pollutisoli genome harbors these coding sequences:
- a CDS encoding Uma2 family endonuclease, with translation MGHPQVSEQKYSVAEYLEMEEKSEIRHEYYDGDIYAMAGTTMNHNRIVGRIRNLMERNFLPAGCDVFAENVKVEAIPNFYYPYPDVIVTCSPEDINGTYIVKNPVILVEVLSKSSASYDREFKLRRYKSIPSLQYYLLVSQNEYYVELFTRTEQKDIWTYQTFDNVNDVIRFERMNFEIQVSLIYENIKFSAEEEWV, from the coding sequence ATGGGTCACCCGCAAGTTTCAGAGCAGAAATACTCCGTTGCCGAATATTTGGAAATGGAGGAAAAGAGTGAAATCCGTCATGAATACTATGACGGGGATATCTACGCTATGGCCGGAACTACGATGAATCACAACAGAATCGTTGGGAGGATCCGAAATCTAATGGAGAGAAACTTTTTACCTGCCGGCTGTGATGTGTTTGCTGAAAACGTGAAAGTGGAAGCGATCCCAAACTTTTACTACCCATACCCTGATGTCATTGTAACCTGTTCACCGGAGGATATTAATGGGACATATATTGTTAAGAATCCGGTTATTCTGGTAGAAGTGTTGTCCAAATCATCGGCCAGTTACGACCGCGAGTTCAAATTAAGGCGTTATAAAAGCATTCCATCTCTTCAGTATTATTTGCTGGTTTCGCAGAATGAATATTATGTAGAGCTTTTCACACGAACAGAGCAGAAGGATATCTGGACTTATCAGACTTTTGATAATGTAAATGATGTAATCCGTTTCGAAAGAATGAATTTTGAAATACAAGTTTCTTTAATCTATGAAAACATTAAGTTTAGTGCAGAAGAGGAGTGGGTGTAG
- a CDS encoding S-adenosylmethionine:tRNA ribosyltransferase-isomerase, with protein MKGDDIQLDDYVYDLPDDRIARYPLEQRDASKLLVYKNGIIAHEHFTDLPSNLPAETLLVFNDTKVIPARAYFKKETGAVIEILLLHPEAPTRIINDAMLIRHSCVWECMIGNKKRWKLKDKLTTEIVVDSQLVKLQVEYADYDLNHVKLSWDQDIVFLEIVKALGEIPLPPYLNRDTEERDSQTYQTVYAHHDGAVAAPTAGLHFTPNIFEKLNAKGIRRSFLTLHVGAGTFQPIKVSSIIEHRMHSEQVVFTRDLINDLLQSPDMIVPVGTTSLRSLESLYWYGVKLFRKETSIFQIEKLYPYTFEGQELPTASESLKAIADFMDQENLVELVGETEIFIFPGYQFRLCKGLITNYHQPGSTLILLVAALVGNDWKQIYTEALSKDYRFLSYGDSSLLWRNG; from the coding sequence ATGAAAGGGGACGATATTCAGCTGGACGACTATGTTTACGATCTGCCTGATGACAGGATTGCACGCTATCCGCTGGAACAAAGGGATGCTTCTAAATTGCTGGTTTATAAAAATGGTATAATTGCTCACGAGCATTTCACCGACTTACCTTCCAATCTGCCGGCCGAGACATTACTTGTTTTTAACGATACCAAAGTAATACCCGCCCGCGCCTACTTTAAAAAAGAGACCGGCGCGGTCATTGAAATACTGCTTTTACATCCCGAAGCTCCAACCCGCATTATTAACGACGCCATGCTTATAAGGCACTCCTGCGTTTGGGAATGCATGATTGGAAACAAGAAACGGTGGAAATTAAAGGATAAGTTGACTACTGAAATAGTTGTTGATAGCCAGCTGGTAAAATTACAGGTTGAGTATGCTGATTATGATCTCAATCATGTGAAACTATCCTGGGATCAGGACATTGTATTTTTGGAAATAGTCAAGGCTCTCGGAGAAATTCCATTGCCGCCATACCTAAACCGGGACACAGAAGAGCGTGATAGTCAGACTTACCAGACTGTTTACGCACATCACGATGGAGCAGTAGCCGCGCCCACTGCTGGCCTCCATTTTACTCCCAATATTTTTGAAAAACTGAATGCAAAAGGTATCAGGAGGTCATTTCTGACATTGCATGTAGGTGCAGGTACTTTCCAGCCGATCAAGGTAAGTTCGATCATCGAGCACCGGATGCACTCCGAGCAGGTCGTTTTTACGAGAGATTTGATTAATGACCTTCTTCAAAGTCCTGATATGATCGTACCTGTTGGTACCACTTCGCTTCGTTCGCTGGAAAGCTTGTACTGGTACGGCGTTAAGCTTTTCAGAAAAGAAACTTCGATATTTCAGATTGAAAAATTGTATCCCTACACTTTTGAAGGTCAGGAGCTTCCCACTGCATCCGAATCCTTAAAAGCGATCGCGGACTTTATGGATCAGGAAAATCTGGTCGAACTGGTCGGAGAAACAGAGATCTTTATATTTCCCGGATACCAGTTTCGCTTATGTAAAGGATTGATTACCAACTATCACCAGCCAGGTTCTACATTGATATTACTGGTAGCCGCATTGGTTGGTAACGATTGGAAACAGATTTATACCGAAGCACTGAGCAAGGACTACCGGTTTTTAAGTTATGGCGATTCTTCGTTGCTTTGGAGGAATGGTTGA
- a CDS encoding cob(I)yrinic acid a,c-diamide adenosyltransferase: MKIYTKTGDKGTTSLIGGTRLSKAHVRIDAYGTVDELNSYIGMLRDQPVNEKRRDLLKEIQDRLFTMGSHLASESDQKKKILPDLTEADIVLLENEMDQIDSQLPPLRAFVLPGGHPSVSFGHIARTVCRRAERAVIHLQQGEEVESVVIRYLNRLSDYLFMLCRMMTYELQIEEVTWQPRVSPKK; this comes from the coding sequence ATGAAAATTTACACAAAGACCGGCGATAAGGGCACAACATCCCTCATTGGAGGTACTCGCCTGAGCAAAGCACACGTCCGGATTGACGCATACGGGACAGTTGATGAATTAAACAGTTACATCGGAATGCTCCGCGATCAGCCTGTCAATGAAAAACGCAGAGATTTATTGAAGGAAATCCAGGACAGGCTTTTTACGATGGGGTCACATCTGGCCTCGGAATCCGACCAAAAAAAGAAGATTCTGCCCGATCTGACAGAGGCAGATATAGTTTTGCTTGAAAATGAAATGGATCAAATCGACTCTCAGCTTCCTCCACTGCGGGCATTTGTTTTACCTGGCGGACATCCGTCCGTATCATTCGGCCACATTGCCCGTACCGTCTGCCGCCGCGCCGAAAGAGCTGTGATCCATTTGCAGCAGGGTGAAGAGGTCGAATCCGTCGTGATACGTTATCTCAACCGCCTGTCTGACTACCTTTTTATGCTTTGCCGGATGATGACGTATGAGCTACAAATTGAAGAAGTTACGTGGCAGCCGAGGGTATCTCCAAAAAAATAA